From a single Ascaphus truei isolate aAscTru1 chromosome 2, aAscTru1.hap1, whole genome shotgun sequence genomic region:
- the LOC142488630 gene encoding proto-oncogene Mas-like, whose amino-acid sequence MEFNSTEETVLNNTGNQGSGFDENAYIHFTIAASVAIGLCLFGMVGNVIVFWYLCFRIQRNKYTVYIINLTVANVIFLVFSAILMMVTINSMMNINPDFPEKDKLYMFIEIFYDCTQYSGMFFLTAISIEWCLSVPFPIWYQCHRPKRLSSTVCIFLWILGCLESLIENLVCSPEAFSAQSKECTGVEIMTFIIGICVCLPLMILSSITLLIRIHKNVKQQYPPKLYIIIIAAVFVFILSVIPFNFLWLLFYFKLLPSDLHVVSLFYASVFCTVLNASVNPYIYFIVGRKRKENSKGSIHAVLYRAFKVEEEEKEKSNRDETFSTS is encoded by the coding sequence ATGGAATTCAACAGCACAGAAGAAACAGTTCTTAATAATACAGGAAACCAAGGAAGTGGCTTTGATGAGaatgcatacatacattttaCAATAGCAGCCTCCGTTGCCATAGGTCTCTGCCTGTTTGGAATGGTGGGAAATGTCATAGTCTTCTGGTACCTTTGCTTCAGGATTCAGAGGAACAAATACACTGTTTATATTATCAACCTAACCGTCGCTAACGTCATCTTTCTGGTATTTAGCGCTATTTTAATGATGGTCACTATTAATTCAATGATGAATATAAACCCTGATTTTCCAGAAAAGGATAAATTGTATATGTTTATTGAAATATTTTAtgattgcacacaatactctggtATGTTCTTCCTGACAGCGATCAGCATAGAATGGTGTCTTTCTGTCCCTTTTCCTATTTGGTACCAATGCCATCGCCCAAAACGTTTGTCTTCCACCGTGTGTATCTTCCTTTGGATTCTTGGCTGCTTAGAGAGTCTCATTGagaatcttgtgtgttcaccggAAGCTTTTTCTGCTCAGAGCAAAGAGTGTACAGGGGTTGAGATAATGACATTTATTATAGGTATTTGTGTCTGCCTGCCATTGATGATCCTTTCTAGTATAACCTTGCTGATTAGGATACATAAGAACGTTAAGCAGCAGTACCCACCAAAGCTCTATATTATCATCATTGCTGCTGTCTTTGTTTTCATCTTATCTGTCATCCCATTCAACTTCTTATGGTTATTATTCTACTTCAAGCTTTTACCCTCGGACCTCCATGTTGTCAGTCTCTTCTATGCCAGTGTCTTCTGCACAGTGCTAAATGCTAGTGTCAATCCATACATTTACTTTATCGTTGGAAGAAAGAGGAAGGAGAACTCAAAAGGTTCAATACATGCTGTTCTTTATAGAGCCTTCAAGGtagaagaggaagagaaagaaaaatcAAACAGAGATGAAACGTTTTCCACATCATGA